A single genomic interval of Suncus etruscus isolate mSunEtr1 chromosome 12, mSunEtr1.pri.cur, whole genome shotgun sequence harbors:
- the LOC126023947 gene encoding V-type proton ATPase subunit E 2-like, whose product MALSDTDVQKQIKNMMAFIEQEANEKVKEIDTKAEEEFTLEKGYIVQTQRLKIMEYYEKKEKQLEQQKKVYMYTIRNQARLTVLRAQNDLITELLDTAKQRLSRVVEDTDTYQKLLNKLVLQGLLWLLEPVAIVRCRPEDLLLVKAAVQAVLPEYKAMSKRPVQVQVDEETYLAPNAIGGVDIYNSDQKIKISNTLESRLALLAQHKMPEIREALWGPNPNRKFFV is encoded by the coding sequence ATGGCCCTCAGTGACACTGATGTGCAGAAGCAGATCAAGAACATGATGGCTTTCATTGAGCAGGAAGCCAATGAGAAGGTAAAAGAAATAGATACCAAGGCCGAGGAAGAGTTCACCCTTGAGAAAGGGTACATTGTGCAAACCCAACGGCTGAAGATTATGGAGTATTATGAGAAGAAGGAGAAACAGCTAGAGCAGCAGAAAAAAGTCTATATGTATACCATCAGGAACCAGGCAAGACTGACAGTCCTGAGAGCCCAGAATGACCTCATCACTGAGCTGCTGGATACTGCAAAGCAGAGACTCAGCAGGGTTGTGGAGGATACAGATACCTACCAGAAGCTGCTGAACAAACTTGTGCTCCAAGGTCTGCTCTGGTTACTGGAGCCTGTGGCAATCGTTCGATGCAGGCCGGAAGATTTGCTTTTGGTGAAGGCAGCAGTGCAAGCAGTACTGCCGGAGTACAAAGCCATGTCCAAAAGGCCTGTGCAAGTCCAGGTGGATGAAGAGACGTACCTGGCACCCAATGCAATCGGTGGTGTGGACATCTACAACAGCGACCAGAAAATCAAAATTTCTAATACCTTAGAGAGTCGCCTGGCTCTCCTCGCCCAGCACAAGATGCCAGAGATCCGGGAGGCCTTGTGGGGACCTAATCCCAATAGAAAGTTCTTTGTATAA